A window of Fictibacillus halophilus contains these coding sequences:
- the acsA gene encoding acetate--CoA ligase has protein sequence MTKLVTIDPVGGTHNISEDQRDTSFSWETFTERFNRRSDGKTNMAYECVDRHVEEGRGEKTALHYIDDSQDIKIRYNELKKTTDQWAAVLKKHGVKSGDFVFVFLPKHHHCHIAMLAAIKLGAIVGPLFEAFMSDAVRDRISDCEGTFLITDEELYKRVPREDLPSLHTVFLTDGEGENGEISLQKELKSVENTESQIEWVDPEHGLNIHYTSGSTGKPKGIIHAHRAMVQQYLTGRWVLDIQEDDVYWCTAHPGWVTGTVYGVFAPLLNGATIVVHGGRFKAETWYETLQKTGVTVWYSAPTAFRMLMAKGNQLPERYDLSKLRHILSVGEPLNPEVIYWGQNVLGKRIHDTWWMTETGAQLIVNLPTEPIKPGSMGKAFPGITATVLDEDGNELPPYAVGHLAIKAPWPAIMREVWQNPEKYDSYFSWGEWYVSGDLAIKDEDDYIFFQGRSDDMINSSGERIGPFEVESKLIEHKAVAEAGVIGKPDPIRGEIVKAFIVLKDGFRESKELLDEIRIFVRGELAAHAAPREIEIVEELPKTKISGKILRRELKARELQKLA, from the coding sequence ATGACAAAACTAGTCACCATTGATCCAGTCGGAGGAACACATAATATTTCAGAAGACCAAAGGGATACATCCTTTTCTTGGGAAACTTTTACCGAAAGATTCAATAGGCGAAGTGATGGTAAGACGAATATGGCGTATGAATGTGTAGACCGTCATGTTGAAGAAGGAAGAGGTGAGAAAACAGCTCTTCACTATATTGACGACTCACAGGATATTAAAATTCGTTATAACGAGTTAAAGAAAACGACTGACCAGTGGGCGGCGGTTTTAAAAAAGCATGGTGTAAAGAGCGGAGATTTTGTTTTTGTCTTCTTGCCAAAACACCATCATTGTCATATCGCAATGTTAGCTGCTATTAAGCTAGGAGCAATTGTGGGTCCATTATTTGAAGCATTCATGTCGGATGCGGTAAGAGACCGGATCAGTGACTGTGAAGGAACGTTCTTAATCACAGATGAAGAGTTGTATAAGCGAGTACCAAGAGAAGATCTGCCAAGCCTTCATACGGTTTTTTTAACAGATGGTGAAGGAGAAAACGGAGAAATCTCGCTTCAAAAAGAATTGAAGAGTGTAGAGAACACAGAGAGTCAGATTGAGTGGGTAGATCCTGAACATGGTCTAAACATCCACTACACATCCGGTTCTACTGGAAAACCTAAAGGAATCATCCATGCTCATCGAGCGATGGTACAGCAATATCTTACAGGTAGATGGGTGTTAGATATTCAAGAAGATGATGTGTATTGGTGCACTGCTCATCCTGGATGGGTGACAGGAACGGTGTATGGCGTTTTTGCACCATTATTAAACGGAGCCACCATTGTTGTTCACGGTGGACGATTTAAAGCAGAAACTTGGTATGAAACCTTACAAAAAACAGGTGTAACAGTATGGTATAGTGCACCAACTGCATTTCGGATGTTGATGGCAAAAGGAAATCAGCTTCCAGAACGCTATGACCTTTCAAAGCTCCGACACATTTTGAGTGTAGGCGAACCATTGAATCCAGAAGTCATCTATTGGGGTCAGAACGTGCTTGGAAAAAGAATTCATGATACGTGGTGGATGACTGAAACTGGCGCTCAGCTTATTGTAAACCTTCCAACAGAGCCGATAAAGCCAGGTTCAATGGGAAAAGCATTTCCCGGCATAACCGCAACCGTATTGGATGAAGACGGAAATGAACTGCCTCCGTATGCCGTAGGTCATTTAGCGATCAAGGCACCATGGCCAGCAATCATGAGAGAAGTTTGGCAGAATCCTGAAAAATATGATTCGTATTTTAGCTGGGGCGAGTGGTATGTGTCTGGAGATCTTGCCATAAAAGACGAAGATGATTATATCTTTTTCCAAGGACGTTCAGATGACATGATTAATTCCTCCGGAGAACGAATCGGACCATTTGAAGTCGAAAGCAAACTGATCGAACACAAAGCAGTTGCCGAAGCTGGAGTAATCGGCAAGCCTGATCCGATTCGCGGAGAGATCGTAAAAGCCTTTATCGTTTTAAAAGATGGATTTAGAGAGAGTAAAGAGCTTTTGGATGAAATCCGAATCTTTGTTAGAGGTGAATTAGCTGCACATGCTGCACCTCGCGAGATCGAAATCGTAGAAGAGCTTCCAAAAACAAAGATCAGCGGAAAAATATTGCGAAGAGAGCTGAAAGCCCGTGAGTTACAAAAACTTGCTTGA
- a CDS encoding ABC transporter ATP-binding protein produces MLKVNRLERTFNQRTAGFQDINLSVKEGEVIGILGTSGCGKSTLLRVLSGLDQQYEGTISIENGSNNQIGMMFQEPRLLPWLSVKKNISFGLEKEERHSDKYKTYLDLVGLTDFENHYPKDLSGGMAQRTAIARALITEPEILLLDEPFSALDAFTKMQLQDLLLSIWQKKKTTMILVTHDIDEALYLCDRILILKGQPGELYSEIEVDKEKPRTRGDAYLSKLKAHILNLLNVEKKAAGEHQ; encoded by the coding sequence ATGCTGAAAGTGAATCGTTTAGAACGAACATTTAATCAACGTACGGCTGGATTTCAAGACATTAATCTTTCTGTGAAGGAAGGTGAGGTCATTGGGATTCTAGGCACGAGCGGCTGTGGGAAAAGCACATTGCTCCGCGTGTTATCAGGTCTCGATCAACAATATGAAGGAACGATTTCAATAGAGAATGGATCGAACAACCAGATCGGTATGATGTTTCAAGAACCTCGCCTTCTGCCATGGTTGTCTGTAAAGAAGAACATTTCATTTGGTTTGGAAAAAGAAGAGAGACACAGTGATAAATATAAAACGTATTTGGACCTGGTAGGATTAACGGATTTTGAAAACCATTACCCGAAAGACTTATCAGGTGGGATGGCACAGCGAACAGCAATAGCACGAGCGCTTATCACTGAACCTGAAATCCTCTTGTTAGATGAACCGTTCAGTGCGTTAGATGCTTTTACAAAAATGCAGCTTCAAGACCTTCTGTTATCCATATGGCAAAAAAAGAAAACAACGATGATTTTAGTCACTCACGATATTGATGAGGCGCTCTATCTCTGTGATCGAATTCTCATCTTAAAAGGTCAGCCAGGTGAATTGTACAGCGAAATTGAGGTAGATAAAGAAAAACCAAGAACCCGAGGAGACGCTTACCTCTCTAAACTAAAAGCACATATCTTAAACTTATTAAACGTTGAAAAGAAAGCAGCAGGTGAACATCAATGA